A stretch of Desulfitobacterium dichloroeliminans LMG P-21439 DNA encodes these proteins:
- a CDS encoding AMP-binding protein, whose product MKLKGAFFWIEHKEPLCSADISEAGEIALKSPSMMLGYYKNPKATHETLRDGWLLTGDVDVNDVVGYLWMCLSMDVAYREVGHCNRNSIRNWKGTNCF is encoded by the coding sequence ATGAAGCTGAAGGGCGCTTTTTTTTGGATTGAACATAAAGAACCGCTTTGTTCAGCGGATATCAGCGAGGCTGGCGAAATTGCATTAAAGTCACCAAGTATGATGCTGGGGTATTATAAGAACCCGAAGGCAACCCATGAAACCCTCCGTGACGGCTGGCTTTTAACTGGAGATGTCGATGTGAATGATGTAGTTGGTTATCTATGGATGTGCTTATCTATGGATGTCGCTTATCGTGAAGTGGGGCACTGTAATAGGAATTCAATCCGTAATTGGAAAGGTACAAACTGCTTTTAA
- a CDS encoding Crp/Fnr family transcriptional regulator, translated as MSERECGHGCDHGGNHGGNHGCQCEGHTSCVSLVPIFNHLEDEQMAEITEAVHSASYKKGEIVYRAGDQSDSLYIVRTGRIRIYRLSESGKEQLVRFLGPGDFTGELALFSESIHESYAEAVENTEVCLITRTNLQQFLMNYPSISLKMLAEFSSRLEKSEKQTTRVSTEKVETRLALFLAECIHKEDSSMEFVLPMSKRDLASFLGTTPETISRKLTEFEDAGYIRQKPHRKIEVLDLDKLLLV; from the coding sequence ATGAGCGAACGTGAATGCGGTCATGGGTGTGATCATGGAGGTAATCATGGAGGTAATCATGGGTGTCAATGTGAGGGACACACATCCTGTGTCTCCCTAGTACCGATATTTAATCATCTTGAGGATGAGCAGATGGCTGAAATCACGGAAGCGGTTCATTCAGCTTCCTACAAAAAGGGCGAGATTGTTTATCGAGCCGGGGATCAATCGGATTCACTCTATATTGTCAGAACTGGAAGAATCAGAATCTATCGTTTATCTGAATCAGGAAAGGAACAATTGGTGCGTTTTCTGGGCCCAGGGGATTTTACAGGTGAACTGGCATTGTTCAGTGAGTCTATTCATGAGTCCTATGCTGAAGCAGTGGAAAACACAGAGGTCTGCTTGATAACTCGCACGAATTTGCAGCAATTCCTTATGAACTACCCTTCAATTTCTTTGAAAATGCTAGCTGAGTTCTCTAGCAGGCTGGAAAAGTCGGAGAAGCAAACCACAAGGGTTTCGACTGAGAAGGTGGAAACTAGACTTGCCCTTTTCTTGGCCGAGTGTATCCATAAGGAGGATTCGTCCATGGAGTTTGTGCTACCGATGAGTAAAAGGGACTTGGCTTCCTTCCTAGGCACAACGCCGGAAACAATCAGTAGGAAATTAACGGAATTTGAAGACGCAGGATATATCAGACAGAAGCCCCATCGGAAGATAGAAGTTCTTGATTTAGATAAACTGCTCCTAGTATAG
- a CDS encoding ABC transporter ATP-binding protein: MLEISNATKIFLAGTPNEHVALDRVSLSLAKGEFITLIGSNGAGKSTLFNAIGGTFWLNRGKILLQGDNITYLAEHKRAARIGRLFQDPLKGSAPDMTIEENLALAYNRRSRNGLRLGVHPKDVKVFREKIAQLDMGLEDRLKTKVGLLSGGQRQALSLLMSTIAKPSLLLLDEHTAALDPAAAQKIMEITKDIVSQDQITTMMITHNIQTALKTGTRTIMLDQGKILLDISGKEREDMTVPRLLELFSQQSQNALDDDRMLLST; this comes from the coding sequence ATGCTTGAAATTAGCAATGCCACCAAAATCTTCTTAGCAGGCACACCCAATGAGCATGTGGCCTTAGACAGAGTCAGCCTCTCTCTGGCAAAAGGTGAATTCATCACTCTCATCGGTTCTAACGGGGCCGGTAAATCCACCCTGTTTAATGCCATCGGCGGTACATTTTGGCTCAATCGCGGTAAAATTCTTCTCCAAGGGGACAACATCACCTATCTGGCTGAACACAAGCGTGCCGCCAGGATTGGGCGGCTCTTTCAAGATCCTCTGAAAGGTTCGGCACCGGATATGACCATTGAGGAAAACCTAGCCCTTGCCTATAACCGCCGCAGCAGAAACGGCCTGCGTCTGGGTGTTCATCCCAAGGATGTGAAGGTTTTCCGTGAAAAAATCGCCCAACTGGACATGGGACTTGAGGATCGCCTTAAGACCAAGGTCGGACTGCTTTCGGGCGGTCAAAGACAGGCCCTCTCCCTGCTCATGTCCACCATTGCCAAACCATCGCTGTTACTCCTTGATGAACATACCGCGGCCTTAGATCCTGCCGCTGCTCAAAAGATTATGGAGATTACCAAAGACATCGTCAGTCAGGATCAGATCACCACCATGATGATCACTCACAATATTCAAACCGCCCTCAAAACCGGAACCCGCACAATCATGTTGGATCAGGGAAAAATCCTTCTGGATATCTCGGGCAAGGAGCGGGAAGATATGACGGTTCCCCGCTTATTGGAGCTCTTTTCTCAACAAAGCCAAAACGCTTTGGATGATGATCGCATGCTTTTGAGTACCTAA
- a CDS encoding ABC transporter permease: protein MTLLIGSLQLGFIYGMLALGIYISFRILNIPDLTADGSFTLGLAVSAVLTLAGHPFLGILLAIVAGAAAGTVTGLLQTKLEIHPILAGIITMSCLYSINLYILGSRSNLSLIGSDSLFTQIAWLPVSKEILKTLVPLIFCVLCALILIWFFKTHLGLCIRATGNNEDMVRASSINVDAMKILAVAISNACIGLAGAVLAQYQGYADISSGIGIMVVGLASAIIGEAIFGRRSLAIGLISAIFGSLIYRFIIAAALKSSIFPAYMLRVVSAVIVIIALALPVLKKHLDLHNMRKKVELDA, encoded by the coding sequence ATGACTTTACTGATCGGTTCCCTTCAGCTCGGCTTCATCTACGGCATGCTGGCACTGGGCATCTATATTTCCTTCCGCATCCTGAATATCCCCGATCTAACTGCTGATGGGAGTTTTACTCTCGGCCTCGCTGTCTCGGCTGTCCTGACCTTGGCCGGGCATCCTTTTCTCGGTATCTTACTAGCTATCGTGGCCGGAGCCGCGGCGGGAACTGTGACGGGACTCCTGCAAACCAAGTTGGAGATCCACCCCATCCTCGCCGGCATTATCACCATGAGCTGCCTTTACAGTATCAACCTTTATATTCTCGGCAGCCGTTCCAATCTATCCTTAATCGGCAGCGACAGCTTGTTTACGCAAATAGCTTGGTTGCCGGTCAGCAAAGAAATCCTCAAGACCCTTGTCCCCCTTATTTTTTGTGTTCTCTGTGCCTTGATTCTTATCTGGTTTTTTAAGACCCACCTGGGCCTCTGCATCCGTGCCACCGGCAATAACGAGGATATGGTCAGGGCTTCCTCAATCAATGTGGATGCTATGAAAATTCTTGCTGTGGCTATTTCCAACGCCTGTATCGGCTTAGCCGGTGCGGTGCTCGCCCAGTATCAGGGCTATGCCGACATCAGCTCCGGGATTGGCATTATGGTGGTCGGTCTGGCTTCGGCCATCATCGGGGAGGCGATTTTTGGCCGTCGTTCATTGGCTATTGGGCTAATCTCCGCTATATTCGGTTCCCTTATTTACCGTTTCATCATCGCGGCCGCTCTGAAGTCGAGCATCTTTCCTGCCTACATGCTCAGGGTCGTTTCGGCGGTGATTGTCATCATTGCCCTAGCCCTACCTGTGCTCAAAAAGCATCTTGATCTCCACAACATGAGAAAGAAGGTGGAACTGGATGCTTGA
- a CDS encoding ABC transporter substrate-binding protein, producing MKKTLIGFLISILLLAAVGCSSETTPQSKASSDAIQVGLVQLADNGAFTDMREGFTNKMRELGYSEEGMVIDYKNANGDTATLNSIMQTMVEEKKDMIVTIGTPATQAIVNMDSGIPVFYISVSNPVGAKIITDMNTPDKNATGTSNAIPVSEMFKLADQLTPNRQTYGLIYNTGEINAVTTIENAKNYLDSVGLNYKEVIITSSSEVQQAAESLVNQVDAFFIPNDSMVQSAMPQVAEIAKNAKIPVYGSSAVMVQSGAFATVSIDDITIGAITAEMAEKHLKGTPIDQIPSLVVTDFTTVINKSTAHALGLTLPQNVLDSAKIID from the coding sequence ATGAAAAAAACACTTATCGGGTTCCTAATCTCTATTCTTCTCCTCGCAGCTGTAGGTTGCAGTTCGGAAACAACTCCCCAAAGCAAGGCTTCATCAGATGCTATCCAGGTTGGCTTAGTTCAGCTCGCCGACAACGGAGCTTTTACGGACATGCGCGAAGGTTTTACCAATAAGATGCGCGAGCTCGGTTATTCAGAAGAGGGAATGGTGATTGACTACAAAAACGCTAACGGGGACACCGCTACCCTTAATTCCATCATGCAAACGATGGTCGAGGAAAAGAAGGACATGATTGTGACCATCGGCACACCGGCAACCCAAGCCATCGTCAATATGGACAGCGGTATCCCTGTCTTCTACATCTCGGTTTCCAACCCGGTAGGCGCCAAGATCATTACCGATATGAACACTCCGGATAAAAATGCCACCGGCACCTCCAACGCCATCCCCGTCAGTGAAATGTTCAAACTTGCGGACCAGCTGACTCCCAACCGCCAGACCTATGGCTTGATCTATAATACCGGCGAAATCAATGCGGTGACAACGATTGAAAACGCCAAAAACTACCTGGATTCAGTGGGATTAAACTATAAAGAGGTCATCATTACCTCCTCTTCGGAAGTACAGCAGGCTGCGGAATCCTTAGTTAATCAAGTCGATGCCTTTTTCATTCCCAATGATAGTATGGTTCAAAGCGCCATGCCTCAGGTAGCTGAAATCGCCAAAAATGCTAAAATTCCAGTCTATGGCAGCTCAGCCGTAATGGTTCAATCCGGTGCCTTCGCTACGGTCAGTATCGACGACATTACGATTGGCGCCATCACCGCCGAAATGGCGGAAAAGCACTTGAAGGGTACCCCTATCGACCAGATTCCATCCCTAGTCGTCACAGATTTTACCACCGTCATTAACAAGTCCACCGCGCATGCCCTTGGGCTTACTCTTCCCCAAAACGTACTAGATAGCGCTAAAATAATCGACTAA
- a CDS encoding EAL domain-containing protein produces the protein MDYSTFWGMLLIAIGGISFVYGLYATNGIFKTAINRLLMIMCCALLVWSLGLAITAAANNKEICMIGYLVAPFGWGPMSGLLLHFTLLLTEQEKLLKKWWIYPALYLPGLVMIYAFTILPAMGLYPDDFIHTLYGWVPVVNYDVWDYLFYAYYISFTITNLILLLSTRITSPDKSKRTQVTWLAICYIIAYTLGTLSDVVFGYLDITIPRLSTIFSLIPIGAIAYSVMKYGPLSRKPATQSAAFRTDHAHSNVYRVMSFGFAIGSILNIISQKLLYQETGLPDIDKFSVFLIFVAIIILLINELRINSLLKEMSMAIVYSIIIPYMTLRFVQYGSITIWAFVFLLFILCLIYNRRILLITITMSSLMTQVLVWAISPRVLVEVNVADYSVRLGLIGLSAILTVFVNSIYVAKLKENFTYDEKQTLLAEISRDFISAEEWNKDEILHNLLEKCSIFIKSERAYIIVFEQDKGKLHYSCEWLADGTRSFLKDFENLSSDIHRKLFEQFESEGVMKLPDANLLPPIAGKFKKLLAEQNIRGMVNLPVREKGKIIGIMGFNSSRPLREWNLDSSDFMEIVANVVSDMLLKIKVENRNKFLAYHDQLTRLPNRISFKEHLDEVIKQASITRKTLAVVFLDIDSFKAINDTMGHDLGDTVLYEVAQTISDSIRYCDAVSRFGGDEFVIILNEISGQDDVEKIMDGLMTAISKPLNIRGQEFYVTISVGCALYPEDGEDSETLIKNADTAMHHAKGLGKNQYLMCTQAIKDQVEEQLVLTNHLHRALEREQLVVYYQPLVDMTTKSIVGFEALLRWSLPERGIISPGLFIPIAEQTRLINPIGEWVLETACRQNKLWQEKGFSGLRMAVNVSVVQLGNPNFVQQVEAILKKTGLAPKDLELEITESAASNNVDNIVSILASLKALGLTLSIDDFGTEYSSLSRLKVLPIDRIKMDMQFVHGIEGSEKDQAIVKVIINLAKSMKVKVIAEGVETKIQLDFLSQLLCDEVQGYYYYRPMPAEEIEEILVSKSLVDSE, from the coding sequence ATGGATTATTCAACATTTTGGGGAATGCTCCTCATTGCAATTGGCGGAATATCATTTGTTTATGGCTTATACGCCACAAATGGAATCTTTAAAACGGCGATCAATAGGTTATTGATGATTATGTGCTGTGCTCTATTAGTTTGGTCTTTAGGCCTAGCAATTACTGCGGCAGCGAATAATAAAGAGATTTGTATGATCGGCTATTTGGTTGCTCCTTTTGGCTGGGGGCCCATGTCGGGCCTGCTCTTGCATTTTACCCTCTTGCTAACTGAGCAAGAAAAGCTCTTAAAGAAATGGTGGATCTATCCAGCACTCTATTTGCCGGGGCTGGTGATGATTTATGCCTTTACGATACTTCCGGCCATGGGTCTTTACCCCGACGATTTCATTCATACCTTATACGGATGGGTTCCGGTGGTCAATTATGATGTATGGGATTATCTTTTTTATGCCTATTACATAAGCTTCACAATTACAAATCTGATTCTGTTGCTTTCAACGAGAATAACCTCCCCAGATAAAAGCAAACGGACTCAAGTGACTTGGTTGGCAATCTGCTATATTATTGCCTATACACTTGGAACGCTGTCAGATGTTGTCTTCGGGTATTTGGATATTACAATTCCTCGTCTTTCAACTATTTTTTCTCTCATACCTATCGGAGCGATCGCTTATTCTGTCATGAAATACGGACCATTGAGTCGCAAACCTGCCACCCAAAGTGCGGCATTTCGCACTGATCATGCCCATAGCAATGTGTACCGGGTTATGAGCTTTGGCTTTGCGATCGGGAGTATTCTGAATATCATCAGTCAAAAGTTGCTATACCAAGAAACGGGTTTGCCTGACATTGATAAGTTTAGTGTATTTTTGATCTTTGTAGCGATTATAATCCTTTTGATTAACGAGCTCAGAATCAACAGTTTACTGAAAGAAATGTCAATGGCCATTGTCTATTCGATTATTATTCCTTATATGACTTTAAGATTTGTCCAGTATGGAAGTATTACCATATGGGCTTTTGTATTTTTGTTATTTATTCTTTGCTTAATCTATAATAGGCGAATCCTGTTGATCACGATTACCATGTCATCTTTGATGACCCAAGTACTGGTTTGGGCGATATCTCCCCGTGTATTGGTGGAAGTGAATGTTGCGGATTATAGTGTAAGGCTTGGTTTAATAGGGCTTTCGGCTATTCTGACTGTTTTTGTAAACTCCATCTATGTTGCGAAGCTTAAAGAGAATTTTACTTATGACGAAAAACAGACCCTGTTAGCGGAGATTTCGCGAGATTTTATCTCTGCCGAAGAGTGGAATAAGGATGAAATACTCCATAATCTATTAGAAAAATGCAGTATTTTTATTAAGTCTGAGCGGGCCTATATCATTGTATTTGAACAAGATAAGGGGAAATTACACTATTCTTGTGAGTGGTTGGCAGATGGAACAAGATCGTTTCTGAAGGATTTTGAAAATTTAAGTTCAGATATACATCGGAAGTTGTTTGAGCAGTTCGAATCAGAAGGGGTAATGAAGCTTCCTGATGCGAATCTATTACCACCCATAGCCGGAAAGTTTAAAAAGCTGCTTGCGGAGCAAAATATTCGAGGTATGGTCAATTTACCCGTAAGAGAAAAGGGAAAGATCATAGGAATCATGGGCTTTAATTCCTCAAGGCCCTTAAGGGAATGGAATTTGGATTCCAGTGATTTTATGGAGATTGTTGCCAATGTTGTTTCAGATATGCTGCTGAAGATTAAGGTTGAGAATAGAAATAAATTTCTTGCCTATCATGATCAACTTACTCGGCTACCCAACCGCATTTCATTTAAGGAACACTTAGATGAGGTAATCAAACAAGCAAGTATAACTAGGAAAACCCTAGCTGTTGTTTTCCTAGATATTGACTCGTTTAAAGCAATCAATGATACCATGGGCCATGATCTTGGCGATACGGTTCTTTATGAAGTCGCCCAAACAATATCGGATAGCATCCGTTATTGTGATGCAGTTTCTCGTTTCGGTGGAGATGAATTTGTGATTATCCTCAATGAGATATCCGGTCAAGATGATGTGGAAAAAATCATGGATGGGCTTATGACTGCAATTAGCAAGCCGCTCAATATACGGGGTCAAGAATTTTATGTGACTATCAGTGTAGGCTGTGCTCTGTATCCAGAGGATGGAGAGGATTCTGAGACACTGATTAAGAACGCTGATACCGCTATGCACCATGCCAAAGGGCTAGGCAAAAACCAATATTTAATGTGTACCCAAGCTATAAAAGATCAGGTTGAAGAACAATTAGTGCTGACGAATCATCTGCACCGAGCCCTCGAAAGAGAACAGCTTGTAGTTTATTACCAGCCTCTAGTTGACATGACAACAAAATCTATTGTGGGCTTTGAAGCGCTGCTTAGATGGTCGCTTCCCGAGCGAGGGATCATAAGCCCTGGTCTATTTATTCCAATAGCAGAACAAACGAGGCTGATTAATCCAATCGGTGAATGGGTTTTGGAAACGGCCTGTCGGCAAAATAAGCTTTGGCAGGAAAAAGGATTTTCCGGACTGCGGATGGCTGTTAATGTATCCGTAGTTCAGTTGGGTAACCCAAATTTTGTGCAGCAGGTCGAAGCAATTTTGAAGAAGACGGGCTTAGCCCCAAAAGATTTAGAACTGGAAATTACCGAAAGCGCTGCGAGCAATAATGTCGATAATATTGTTTCTATACTAGCGAGCTTGAAGGCACTTGGACTCACTTTGTCCATCGATGATTTTGGTACGGAATATTCCTCCTTAAGTCGTTTGAAGGTTTTGCCTATCGACCGTATAAAAATGGATATGCAATTTGTGCATGGTATTGAGGGAAGTGAAAAGGACCAAGCCATCGTCAAGGTGATCATAAACCTTGCCAAGAGTATGAAGGTCAAGGTTATCGCCGAGGGTGTCGAAACAAAGATCCAGCTTGATTTCCTAAGTCAATTGTTGTGTGACGAGGTGCAAGGCTATTATTACTACAGGCCGATGCCGGCTGAAGAGATTGAAGAAATTTTAGTCTCGAAAAGCCTTGTCGATTCTGAATGA
- a CDS encoding YegP family protein translates to MAKFVVKKTSTGFKFDLKAGNGETIATSEVYSTEKSCLNGVESVKVNAPIANYEDLTEEPVKPAVNPKFEMYEDKAGEFRFRLKARNGEIIATSEGYKAKASCLNGIESVRKNAPVATMESVL, encoded by the coding sequence ATGGCTAAATTTGTTGTTAAGAAGACATCTACTGGATTTAAGTTCGACTTAAAAGCAGGTAATGGAGAGACAATTGCAACTTCCGAGGTATATTCCACCGAAAAATCCTGTTTAAATGGTGTTGAAAGTGTAAAAGTTAACGCACCCATTGCTAATTATGAGGACTTAACTGAGGAACCTGTCAAACCCGCTGTGAACCCTAAGTTTGAAATGTATGAAGATAAGGCAGGCGAGTTTCGTTTTCGTCTCAAGGCAAGAAACGGTGAAATTATTGCTACATCCGAAGGATATAAAGCGAAAGCTAGTTGCCTAAATGGAATTGAGAGCGTCCGTAAAAATGCACCTGTTGCAACCATGGAATCTGTTTTATAA
- a CDS encoding hemerythrin domain-containing protein, translating to MMYASEDLRDEHKGILFGLEILEQMVNTFKLSGTVDTKDIDEMVHFLRLFADKCHHGKEEGLMFPAMEKVGIPNERGPIGQMLVEHNQGRQYIAEMGKSTENSSSLGNLFTEAATGYINLMRAHIEKENSVLFPMGDQKIPMDVQTQLLVQFEEFEEEVMGEGTHEKLHETLHKFEEKYLKLK from the coding sequence ATGATGTATGCCAGTGAAGATTTAAGGGACGAACACAAAGGTATTCTCTTCGGACTTGAAATTCTGGAGCAAATGGTCAACACGTTCAAGCTGTCAGGCACGGTAGACACCAAGGATATTGATGAAATGGTTCATTTCCTACGTTTGTTTGCCGACAAGTGTCACCATGGAAAAGAAGAAGGTCTGATGTTCCCGGCCATGGAGAAGGTCGGCATACCTAACGAAAGAGGACCGATCGGACAGATGCTAGTAGAGCACAATCAAGGCAGACAGTATATTGCCGAAATGGGAAAATCCACCGAAAACAGCTCATCCCTTGGGAACTTATTTACAGAAGCAGCGACAGGCTACATCAATTTGATGCGCGCGCACATCGAAAAGGAAAACTCCGTGCTATTTCCCATGGGGGATCAGAAAATACCGATGGACGTGCAAACGCAACTACTTGTTCAGTTTGAAGAGTTTGAAGAAGAGGTCATGGGCGAAGGAACCCATGAGAAATTACATGAAACTCTTCATAAGTTCGAAGAAAAATATCTAAAGTTAAAATAA
- a CDS encoding SDR family NAD(P)-dependent oxidoreductase codes for MFNLKGRVAVITGASSGLGTQMAHGLAEQGANLVLLARREDKLLKVATEIESKYGVTVHPVVCDVTQLDSVKGAVQATLDKFGKVDILVNNAGVGTMVPAEKMEDEEWEYNLSIDLTGVFRTAREFGKVMLEAGYGRIINISSMYGMVGNSAAPASAYHAAKGGVVNLTRALAAEWATRGVTVNCICPGYFATELTTDTLKTAEFTTYMERTVPLQRYGNVGELNSAACFLAADESSYVTGVILPIDGGYTCV; via the coding sequence ATGTTTAATTTAAAAGGTCGCGTCGCTGTCATTACCGGAGCATCAAGCGGATTAGGTACCCAAATGGCCCATGGTTTGGCTGAACAAGGTGCTAATCTTGTCTTACTTGCTCGCCGTGAAGATAAATTGCTTAAAGTCGCCACAGAAATCGAAAGCAAATATGGGGTTACAGTCCATCCTGTTGTTTGCGATGTAACTCAATTAGATTCTGTTAAAGGTGCTGTTCAAGCTACTTTAGACAAGTTTGGTAAAGTCGATATTCTTGTTAATAATGCAGGAGTCGGAACGATGGTCCCTGCTGAAAAAATGGAAGATGAAGAATGGGAATACAACCTCTCCATCGACCTCACCGGTGTCTTCCGCACCGCTCGGGAATTTGGTAAAGTGATGCTCGAAGCAGGCTATGGACGCATTATCAACATATCGTCTATGTATGGAATGGTCGGTAATTCCGCTGCCCCAGCTTCTGCATACCATGCAGCTAAGGGCGGTGTTGTTAATCTTACCCGTGCTTTAGCAGCTGAATGGGCTACTCGCGGTGTGACAGTTAATTGTATTTGCCCAGGTTATTTTGCAACTGAACTAACCACCGATACTCTGAAAACAGCAGAATTCACTACTTATATGGAGCGAACTGTCCCACTTCAACGTTATGGAAACGTCGGTGAATTGAATTCAGCCGCCTGTTTCTTAGCGGCCGATGAATCCTCATATGTAACGGGGGTAATCTTACCCATTGATGGCGGCTATACCTGCGTTTAA
- a CDS encoding MarR family winged helix-turn-helix transcriptional regulator: MLYKTEDKPDLALLIALSRSTQAVHRRSAVIFKESDMTLAQFAVLEALYHKGDMTIHQIIESVLSTSGNMTVIINNLEKENLVQRHANPSDKRSFLIAITEKGREKIATTFPKHLQDLKKCFSVYTENEKEQLIRLLRKIK; the protein is encoded by the coding sequence ATGCTATATAAAACAGAGGATAAACCGGATTTAGCTCTTCTTATTGCTTTAAGCAGGTCGACACAGGCAGTGCACAGGCGATCAGCGGTTATTTTCAAGGAAAGCGATATGACTTTAGCTCAGTTCGCCGTGTTGGAAGCCTTGTACCACAAAGGAGATATGACGATTCATCAAATCATTGAGAGCGTACTTTCGACAAGTGGAAACATGACTGTGATCATCAACAATCTTGAAAAAGAGAACCTGGTCCAACGCCATGCGAATCCCTCGGATAAGCGGTCATTTTTGATTGCAATCACTGAAAAGGGAAGAGAAAAAATAGCAACAACCTTTCCAAAGCATCTACAGGATCTGAAGAAATGCTTCTCAGTTTATACCGAGAATGAGAAGGAACAACTTATTCGGTTGCTTAGAAAAATCAAGTAA
- a CDS encoding pirin family protein has product MSELRTVQKITKGVQAVDGAGVKLVRVIGNRDTKDYDPFLMLDAFDSSNSDDYIKGFPWHPHRGIETITYLIQGEMEHSDSLGNKGVIRDGDCQWMTAGSGIIHQEMPKPAERMLGAQLWLNLPAKDKMTPPQYGDIKSKDIPVLEKNGNKVHVIAGDYQGTPGAFAGKHVQATYLDVEVLPNSEWYLDSEEDWTLFIYIVQGAGKFEPDSETNILEKQAVLFSEGRRFWVKAGDSGIRFLLLTAKHLREPIAWGGPIVMNTKEELNLAFKELEEKTFIK; this is encoded by the coding sequence ATGAGTGAATTAAGAACAGTGCAAAAGATTACTAAAGGTGTACAGGCTGTAGATGGAGCTGGGGTGAAGCTCGTTCGTGTGATTGGAAATCGTGACACGAAAGATTATGATCCGTTTCTGATGTTAGATGCTTTCGACTCAAGTAACTCAGACGATTACATTAAAGGATTCCCCTGGCACCCCCATCGAGGGATTGAAACCATAACCTACCTGATTCAAGGTGAAATGGAGCACAGTGACAGCCTTGGCAATAAGGGAGTCATCAGAGATGGAGATTGTCAATGGATGACTGCGGGATCCGGGATCATTCATCAAGAAATGCCTAAGCCGGCAGAACGGATGCTGGGAGCACAACTCTGGCTAAATCTGCCCGCCAAAGATAAAATGACTCCACCGCAATATGGGGATATAAAAAGCAAAGATATCCCTGTCCTCGAGAAAAACGGCAATAAAGTCCATGTCATCGCCGGAGATTATCAGGGAACCCCTGGCGCCTTTGCAGGGAAGCATGTGCAAGCAACCTATCTTGATGTAGAGGTCCTGCCAAATAGTGAATGGTATTTGGATAGTGAAGAGGATTGGACACTTTTTATCTACATCGTTCAAGGTGCAGGTAAGTTTGAACCAGACAGTGAGACAAACATACTCGAAAAGCAGGCTGTCTTGTTCAGCGAAGGGCGCAGATTCTGGGTTAAGGCAGGGGATAGCGGAATCCGCTTCTTGCTTCTCACAGCTAAACACCTCCGCGAACCGATTGCCTGGGGTGGCCCCATCGTCATGAACACAAAAGAAGAACTCAATCTGGCCTTTAAAGAGCTAGAAGAAAAAACATTTATCAAATAA
- a CDS encoding DUF362 domain-containing protein, with protein MSAYILEKLCLGCQRCVRACPQDAIQMVAHMANVNPEQCIECEECVEVCMQGAITFREDERRDIGYG; from the coding sequence ATGTCGGCGTATATCTTAGAAAAGCTATGCCTTGGCTGTCAACGCTGTGTTCGCGCCTGTCCACAAGACGCAATTCAAATGGTCGCGCATATGGCAAATGTCAATCCTGAACAATGTATAGAATGTGAGGAATGTGTGGAAGTATGTATGCAGGGGGCAATCACTTTCCGAGAGGATGAGAGAAGAGATATTGGCTATGGATGA
- a CDS encoding NapC/NirT family cytochrome c, with product MKKLVLIVAILSLSFGLLLLTKHPALGLDGPVFCGSCHVMEEQVETYLHSAHRLGTKCGDCHVPHSLVPGAINKAYTGTKDFIGVLRDKDPYTIEVSPLGQDIIQENCLRCHGDLLHMVGDTKRDGGRFCFDCHRDTPHLN from the coding sequence ATGAAAAAGCTTGTACTTATTGTCGCGATTCTTTCTTTAAGTTTTGGTTTGCTGTTACTTACAAAGCACCCAGCTTTAGGCCTGGATGGACCGGTCTTCTGTGGCAGTTGCCATGTCATGGAAGAACAAGTTGAAACCTATTTGCATTCAGCTCATCGCCTAGGAACGAAGTGTGGCGATTGCCACGTGCCTCACAGCTTGGTTCCCGGAGCGATAAACAAGGCCTACACAGGGACGAAGGACTTTATTGGGGTGCTTAGGGATAAAGATCCCTACACAATTGAGGTAAGTCCACTTGGTCAAGACATTATTCAAGAAAATTGTTTACGGTGTCACGGTGATCTTCTTCATATGGTAGGCGATACCAAAAGGGATGGAGGAAGGTTCTGTTTTGACTGTCATCGCGATACTCCCCATCTAAATTAA